In Oscillatoria acuminata PCC 6304, a single window of DNA contains:
- a CDS encoding Uma2 family endonuclease: MSNQALKSVLTVEEYLHYEELSDIRHEYIQGQVYAMSGGSREHDLISVNIITGLKTQLRGSGCRVFSGNMKVRIKQLDLFYYPDVSISCDPQDRQKYFLESPCLIFEVLSPSTERIDRHEKLINYRELDSLQEYVLVSQTEKKVEVYRRGDRGDWTLATFVQNEIVEFQSLGLQLSLSDIYDEVEL; this comes from the coding sequence ATGTCTAATCAAGCATTAAAATCTGTGTTGACGGTCGAAGAATATCTGCACTATGAAGAACTCAGCGACATTCGTCACGAGTACATTCAGGGTCAAGTTTATGCCATGTCCGGCGGTAGCCGCGAACATGATTTGATTTCGGTCAATATCATCACTGGCCTAAAAACTCAGTTACGCGGGAGTGGTTGTCGAGTCTTTTCGGGCAACATGAAAGTCAGAATCAAACAACTAGATTTATTCTATTATCCTGATGTTTCAATTAGCTGTGATCCTCAAGACCGGCAAAAGTATTTTCTGGAGTCCCCTTGTCTAATTTTTGAGGTGCTTTCTCCGAGTACCGAACGGATAGATCGTCACGAAAAACTTATCAATTATCGGGAATTGGATAGTCTTCAAGAGTATGTATTGGTATCCCAAACGGAAAAGAAGGTGGAGGTCTATCGGCGAGGCGATCGCGGCGATTGGACTTTAGCAACTTTTGTACAAAACGAGATTGTTGAATTTCAATCTCTGGGATTACAGCTATCTCTTTCAGACATTTATGATGAGGTAGAACTGTGA
- a CDS encoding esterase-like activity of phytase family protein: MGFCKNHYRLGVIFGLSCCLGMGCQPQTISETFNGPATSLTSNSASVITSSIEYLGELKIPTGFIFQDTQIGGLSGITYDSQQNLYYALSDDRGIQGPARFYTLEIELNPLVVTPIGVTPLVDQNSRPFPPYSVDPEGIALTRRDTLFISSEGDVERDIQPFIKEFSLEGKELQSLPIPDKFRAENGQGIRNNLAFESLTLSPSEQFLYTATESALVQDGEPANLESGTPIRILQYDLITGQPVQEFYYLTERVLAEPNYPDGFMVHGLVELLAWDETRLLSLERGFTEDVGTTVLLYEVSLEGATDIQQIKSLKDVDIQNIQPAKKRLLLDLETLEIPLDNLEGMTFGPQLADGRRSLILVSDNNFNPLQVTQFLVFAITLEE, from the coding sequence ATGGGTTTCTGTAAAAATCATTATCGTTTAGGGGTAATCTTCGGATTATCTTGTTGTCTGGGCATGGGTTGTCAACCGCAAACCATTTCAGAAACCTTCAATGGTCCTGCTACTTCCCTAACTTCTAATTCTGCCTCGGTGATTACTTCTTCTATTGAATATTTAGGAGAATTAAAAATCCCCACCGGATTTATTTTTCAGGATACCCAAATCGGCGGACTTTCGGGAATTACCTACGATTCTCAGCAAAATCTGTATTATGCCCTATCAGACGATCGCGGTATCCAAGGACCCGCCAGATTTTACACCCTAGAAATAGAATTGAATCCTCTGGTGGTTACCCCCATTGGCGTTACCCCCTTAGTGGATCAAAACAGTCGCCCTTTTCCTCCTTACAGTGTTGACCCCGAAGGGATTGCCTTGACCCGTCGCGATACCCTGTTTATTTCCTCTGAGGGAGATGTGGAACGCGATATCCAACCCTTCATTAAGGAATTTTCCCTAGAAGGAAAAGAACTGCAATCTCTCCCCATTCCTGATAAATTCCGCGCTGAAAATGGTCAAGGAATTCGCAACAATCTAGCTTTTGAAAGTCTAACTTTAAGCCCGAGTGAGCAATTTCTCTACACCGCCACGGAAAGTGCTTTAGTTCAAGATGGAGAACCCGCTAATCTGGAAAGCGGAACTCCTATCCGCATTTTGCAATATGACTTAATCACCGGACAGCCTGTTCAAGAATTTTACTATCTCACCGAACGAGTGTTGGCTGAACCGAACTATCCCGATGGATTTATGGTTCATGGATTAGTCGAATTACTCGCCTGGGATGAAACCCGATTGCTCAGTTTAGAACGGGGCTTTACAGAAGATGTAGGAACAACGGTTTTATTGTATGAAGTTTCTCTGGAAGGCGCAACGGATATTCAGCAAATTAAGAGTTTAAAAGATGTGGATATTCAAAATATCCAGCCGGCTAAAAAGCGCCTGTTGCTGGACTTGGAAACTTTAGAGATTCCTCTGGATAACCTAGAAGGAATGACCTTTGGTCCCCAATTAGCCGATGGACGACGGTCCTTAATTTTAGTCAGCGATAATAATTTTAATCCCTTGCAAGTGACGCAGTTTTTAGTGTTTGCGATTACCCTAGAAGAGTAA
- a CDS encoding Uma2 family endonuclease encodes MSRQPSVEKPNSRTEQQLLPLENGDRLTRPEFERRYHAMPNCKKAELIEGVVYMPSPVRSKSHGLPHAAIMAWLSNYWLATPGTELNDNTTVRLDLDNEPQPDALLRIETGGTSAIAEDDYVEGPPEFIAEIAASTAAYDLHDKKQVYRRNGVQEYLVWRVSQTQLDWFRLTEGEYIPIEPDENGVLRSLVFPGLWLDRFKLLSGDFSGVLAVLQEGLNSTEHAQFIKELSEKPL; translated from the coding sequence ATGAGTAGACAACCTTCAGTGGAAAAACCCAACAGCAGAACGGAACAACAACTCCTTCCGTTAGAGAATGGCGATCGCCTCACTCGTCCTGAATTTGAGCGCCGCTATCATGCCATGCCGAATTGCAAAAAAGCTGAACTCATCGAAGGAGTCGTTTATATGCCATCCCCCGTCCGTTCTAAAAGTCACGGTTTACCCCATGCAGCAATCATGGCATGGTTAAGCAATTACTGGCTGGCAACCCCAGGAACCGAACTGAATGATAACACCACCGTGCGTCTAGATTTAGACAATGAACCCCAACCGGATGCACTGTTAAGAATTGAGACTGGGGGTACTTCAGCGATCGCCGAGGATGATTATGTGGAAGGTCCACCGGAATTTATAGCCGAAATCGCCGCCTCAACTGCTGCCTACGATTTACATGATAAAAAACAAGTCTACCGTCGTAACGGAGTGCAAGAGTATCTGGTTTGGCGCGTGTCTCAAACTCAACTGGATTGGTTTCGACTCACGGAAGGCGAATATATCCCCATCGAACCGGACGAAAATGGAGTTTTGCGGAGTCTAGTCTTTCCTGGGTTATGGTTAGACCGTTTTAAATTATTATCGGGAGATTTTTCTGGCGTCCTCGCAGTTTTGCAAGAAGGATTGAATTCAACCGAACACGCGCAGTTTATCAAGGAATTATCAGAAAAACCGCTGTAG
- a CDS encoding TM0106 family RecB-like putative nuclease has protein sequence MLLTDNLFFDYQRCARLSFLNLYGNGTHPEPPSDFATKLKRDSEVYRHNVLAEYPAQRPNYPYGDWVKGAEATVALMQQGIDRIDHGILMTPGPQGVTLMSRPDLLIRKPGASVYGNWSYIPVDIRFSKRPKAQHQIMAAFHALVLAGVQGAWPQDAWLVCREKGEYWVNLERYVPQMQKVLDPCIKMLTSRQEPEVFMARHPCSMCHWQSDCYAIAQETQHLSLLPGVTPIRYQQLKQLNLTQLESLAHADLLTLAEGLVEVCNNQYEPETLARDLILQAKATLNNQAIALPQALPFSLKSLPVSPVELYFDIEAQPELDLDFLLGVLVVDRRNLAPGEAPIQKFHAFLAESPDEECQIWEQFLELIWTYPIAPIFHFCDYEIQTLKKLARRYHTPPHRWKVILNRFVDIHKLVTKSVVMPVENYALKSIARSLGFEWQNALASGAQCVVWYDRWLETGDRHYLDLILTYNEDDCIATFVVKDWLVNFSRNLPST, from the coding sequence ATGCTGCTAACTGACAACCTTTTTTTTGATTACCAACGCTGTGCGCGCCTGTCATTCCTCAACCTGTATGGAAATGGCACTCATCCAGAACCCCCGAGTGATTTTGCCACCAAACTGAAACGGGATAGCGAAGTTTACCGGCACAACGTATTGGCAGAATACCCCGCTCAACGCCCAAATTATCCCTATGGAGACTGGGTGAAGGGTGCCGAGGCAACCGTGGCGTTAATGCAACAGGGTATCGATCGCATTGATCACGGCATCTTGATGACTCCAGGACCCCAAGGGGTCACCCTGATGAGTCGTCCTGATTTATTAATCCGAAAACCAGGGGCCTCGGTTTATGGGAATTGGTCCTATATTCCCGTGGATATTCGCTTTAGTAAACGTCCGAAGGCGCAACATCAAATTATGGCAGCCTTTCACGCCCTGGTGCTCGCGGGGGTCCAGGGGGCTTGGCCCCAGGACGCTTGGTTAGTTTGCCGTGAAAAAGGTGAATATTGGGTGAATTTAGAGCGATATGTCCCGCAAATGCAGAAGGTATTAGACCCTTGCATTAAAATGCTGACCAGTCGCCAAGAACCGGAAGTCTTTATGGCACGACATCCTTGCAGTATGTGCCACTGGCAGAGTGATTGTTATGCGATCGCCCAAGAGACACAGCATCTCTCCCTCCTGCCTGGAGTAACCCCGATTCGTTATCAACAGTTAAAACAACTGAATTTGACCCAATTAGAATCCCTCGCCCATGCGGATTTGCTCACCTTAGCTGAGGGTCTGGTCGAAGTTTGTAATAATCAATACGAACCGGAAACCCTTGCCCGAGATTTGATTTTACAAGCTAAAGCGACCCTGAATAATCAAGCGATCGCTTTACCGCAAGCATTACCTTTTTCCCTCAAGTCTCTTCCCGTCTCTCCCGTTGAGCTCTATTTTGATATTGAAGCGCAACCGGAATTAGACCTGGATTTTCTGTTGGGTGTCTTAGTCGTCGATCGCCGTAATCTCGCCCCAGGAGAAGCCCCAATCCAGAAATTTCATGCCTTTTTAGCCGAAAGTCCCGACGAAGAATGCCAAATTTGGGAGCAGTTTTTGGAATTAATCTGGACTTATCCCATTGCTCCCATTTTTCATTTTTGTGACTATGAAATTCAAACCCTCAAAAAACTTGCCCGCCGCTATCATACCCCCCCGCACCGATGGAAAGTAATTCTGAATCGGTTTGTGGATATTCATAAATTAGTCACCAAATCCGTAGTCATGCCCGTAGAAAATTATGCCCTCAAGTCGATCGCTCGGTCTCTCGGATTTGAGTGGCAAAATGCTTTAGCGTCCGGTGCTCAATGTGTGGTGTGGTACGATCGCTGGTTAGAAACGGGTGATCGTCATTATCTGGATTTGATTTTAACCTATAACGAAGATGACTGCATTGCTACCTTTGTCGTCAAAGACTGGTTAGTCAATTTTTCTCGAAATCTTCCCTCGACTTAA
- a CDS encoding Uma2 family endonuclease gives MSNQALKSVLTVEEYLHSEQLSDIRHEYIKGQVYAMSGGSREHDLISGNIYMALRIHLDGGRCQVFSANMKVKINRLDLFYYPDVSVTCNPQDQEKYFLESPCLIVEVLSPSTERIDRQEKLSNYRELESLQEYLLVSQTEKKVEVYRRGDRGEWNLETFDQDGIVELKSAGLQLPLSEIYKKVAL, from the coding sequence ATGTCGAATCAAGCCTTAAAATCTGTTCTGACTGTTGAAGAATATCTGCACTCTGAACAACTCAGCGACATTCGTCACGAGTACATTAAGGGTCAAGTTTATGCCATGTCCGGGGGTAGCCGAGAACATGATTTGATTTCCGGTAATATTTATATGGCCCTACGGATCCATCTTGACGGGGGGAGATGTCAGGTCTTTTCGGCCAATATGAAGGTCAAAATCAACCGATTAGATTTATTTTATTATCCAGATGTTTCGGTTACCTGTAATCCCCAGGACCAGGAAAAGTATTTTTTAGAATCCCCTTGTCTGATTGTCGAGGTGCTTTCCCCGAGTACCGAACGGATAGATCGCCAAGAAAAACTGAGCAATTATCGCGAATTAGAGAGTCTCCAAGAGTATCTGTTGGTGTCCCAAACGGAAAAGAAGGTGGAGGTTTATCGGCGAGGCGATCGCGGGGAGTGGAATTTAGAAACCTTTGACCAAGACGGTATCGTTGAGTTAAAGTCGGCTGGATTACAACTACCCCTCTCAGAAATTTATAAGAAGGTAGCGCTGTGA
- a CDS encoding aminotransferase class V-fold PLP-dependent enzyme, translating into MKPIDRQQFPALQNKAYFNYGGQGPMPESALNALFQAYQSIQEKGPFTGEALLWIHEEVVATREAIASELGVTPDTITLTENVSIGCNIPLWGLDWQPGDRILIGDCEHPGIIAAVDELARRFDLQVAICPLMETLNQGNPILAIASHLHPNTRLVVLSHILWNTGQVLPLTDIVKVCHEFNPKSNSSPKIRVLVDAAQSVGILPLNLTEIGVDYYAFTGHKWWCGPEGLGGLYVSPDAAETLHPTFIGWRSIVMNSTGDSVGFKPDGRRFEMATSAYPLLAGLRKAIAFHQGMGTPEARYDRIQVLSHQLWTKLRELPDIICLKETPPEAGLVSFQINESLRKSGATHDNLVKFLEKEHRVMVRTILNPDCVRSCVHYFTLESEIEQLIQGVQEFCQKF; encoded by the coding sequence GTGAAACCGATTGACCGCCAGCAATTTCCAGCTTTACAGAATAAAGCCTATTTTAACTATGGTGGACAAGGACCGATGCCAGAATCAGCATTAAATGCCCTGTTTCAAGCCTATCAATCGATTCAGGAAAAAGGACCTTTTACCGGAGAAGCGTTACTTTGGATCCATGAAGAAGTCGTCGCTACAAGAGAGGCGATCGCCTCGGAATTGGGGGTCACTCCAGATACGATTACTCTCACGGAAAATGTCTCTATTGGATGCAATATTCCCTTGTGGGGTCTGGATTGGCAACCGGGCGATCGCATCTTAATCGGTGACTGCGAACATCCGGGAATTATCGCTGCCGTTGATGAACTCGCCCGTCGATTCGATTTACAAGTTGCCATTTGTCCCTTGATGGAAACTTTAAATCAGGGGAATCCAATTTTGGCGATCGCCTCTCACCTTCACCCTAATACTCGGTTAGTCGTTCTTAGTCATATCCTCTGGAATACTGGACAAGTTTTACCCCTAACAGATATTGTTAAAGTTTGCCATGAATTTAACCCAAAATCAAACTCTTCCCCAAAAATTAGAGTCCTCGTAGATGCCGCCCAATCTGTAGGGATTTTACCGTTAAATCTAACTGAAATCGGCGTCGATTATTATGCATTTACTGGGCATAAATGGTGGTGTGGACCGGAAGGATTAGGCGGATTGTATGTCAGTCCCGATGCGGCTGAAACCCTCCATCCCACTTTTATTGGTTGGCGTAGCATTGTCATGAATTCTACTGGGGACTCGGTAGGGTTTAAACCCGATGGACGGCGGTTTGAAATGGCAACTTCCGCTTATCCTTTATTGGCGGGATTACGAAAGGCGATCGCCTTTCATCAGGGCATGGGGACCCCTGAAGCCCGCTACGATCGCATCCAAGTCTTAAGTCATCAACTCTGGACAAAACTTCGAGAGTTACCGGATATTATTTGCTTAAAAGAGACTCCACCGGAAGCCGGGTTAGTCTCGTTTCAGATTAATGAAAGTCTGCGAAAATCTGGGGCAACTCATGACAATTTGGTTAAGTTTTTGGAAAAAGAACATCGCGTGATGGTTCGGACAATTCTCAATCCAGATTGTGTGCGCTCCTGTGTTCATTATTTTACCTTAGAATCGGAAATTGAACAATTGATTCAGGGGGTTCAGGAGTTTTGTCAGAAGTTTTAA